One genomic window of Mastomys coucha isolate ucsf_1 unplaced genomic scaffold, UCSF_Mcou_1 pScaffold8, whole genome shotgun sequence includes the following:
- the Cartpt gene encoding cocaine- and amphetamine-regulated transcript protein isoform X1: MESSRLRLLPLLGAALLLLLPLLGVGAQEDAELQPRALDIYSAVDDASHEKELPRRQLRAPGAVLQIEALQEVLKKLKSKRIPIYEKKYGQVPMCDAGEQCAVRKGARIGKLCDCPRGTSCNSFLLKCL, from the exons ATGGAGAGCTCCCGCCTGCGGCTGCTACCCCTCCTGGGCGCCGCCCTGCTGCTACTGCTACCTTTGCTGGGTGTCGGTGCCCAGGAGGATGCCGAGCTGCAGCCCCGAGCCCTGGACATCTACTCGGCCGTGGATGATGCGTCCCATGAGAAGGAGCTG CCAAGGCGGCAACTTCGGGCTCCCGGCGCTGTGTTGCAGATTGAAGCGCTGCAAGAAGTCCTGAAGAAGCTCAAGAGTAAACGCATTCCGATCTACGAGAAGAAGTACGGCCAAGTCCCCATG TGTGACGCTGGAGAGCAGTGCGCAGTGAGGAAAGGGGCCAGGATCGGGAAGCTGTGTGACTGTCCCCGAGGAACTTCCTGCAATTCTTTCCTCTTGAAGTGCTTGTGA
- the Cartpt gene encoding cocaine- and amphetamine-regulated transcript protein isoform X2: protein MESSRLRLLPLLGAALLLLLPLLGVGAQEDAELQPRALDIYSAVDDASHEKELIEALQEVLKKLKSKRIPIYEKKYGQVPMCDAGEQCAVRKGARIGKLCDCPRGTSCNSFLLKCL from the exons ATGGAGAGCTCCCGCCTGCGGCTGCTACCCCTCCTGGGCGCCGCCCTGCTGCTACTGCTACCTTTGCTGGGTGTCGGTGCCCAGGAGGATGCCGAGCTGCAGCCCCGAGCCCTGGACATCTACTCGGCCGTGGATGATGCGTCCCATGAGAAGGAGCTG ATTGAAGCGCTGCAAGAAGTCCTGAAGAAGCTCAAGAGTAAACGCATTCCGATCTACGAGAAGAAGTACGGCCAAGTCCCCATG TGTGACGCTGGAGAGCAGTGCGCAGTGAGGAAAGGGGCCAGGATCGGGAAGCTGTGTGACTGTCCCCGAGGAACTTCCTGCAATTCTTTCCTCTTGAAGTGCTTGTGA